A stretch of the Syntrophorhabdales bacterium genome encodes the following:
- a CDS encoding AMP-binding protein: MNPADIPNHNEKDAALYTKYRWWMELPLGDLVDRAADVFPRKEAVVDDRVRITYSALREGVDRLAVALMKLGIDKGDAVLLQLPNWAEYVYAYFALQKIGGIPVVLISGYKQLEVGHLGLLTQAKAWIVPKVYRKMEYTTFIGDVREKNPQLAHVISVRSDKEGAPFTASLEKLMAQPISPADREALAARRPDPGAVAHIIPSGGTTGLPKGIPRTHNDYLCNVEYMHKGWEMNTADTALIVVPVGHNLAVLNVVGSVMFGFKLVLLDSTRPEDICDAIQTEKVTYTPMVPSLTRRILESEKFGSYDLHSLKKVLGGGEPSTPELVREVYKKIGCTYINEFGMTEGLVTRTALDDAVEVICNTVGRPTCPYNDVKILDGHGKELPRNVDGEMVVKGPTIFAGYVKNPEENKKSFTADGYFKTGDMARIDDQGNLKITGRIKDLIIRGGENVSPGQVEELVETHPYVADVAVIGMPDKALGERVCAYVRSVTGQTLTEKELQAFMESKGASKLLIPEKFVFVDTLPMTEAGKHDKKALREDIKRRIAAGE; encoded by the coding sequence ATGAATCCTGCTGACATTCCAAACCACAACGAAAAAGATGCCGCACTCTACACGAAGTACCGCTGGTGGATGGAGTTGCCACTGGGAGATCTCGTGGACAGGGCTGCAGATGTATTTCCTCGAAAAGAAGCAGTCGTAGATGACAGAGTGCGCATCACCTACAGTGCGCTTCGGGAGGGCGTAGATAGACTGGCCGTGGCTCTCATGAAACTCGGGATCGACAAGGGCGATGCAGTGCTGCTACAGCTTCCCAACTGGGCAGAGTATGTGTACGCATATTTTGCTCTGCAGAAGATCGGTGGAATTCCCGTTGTTCTGATCTCCGGGTATAAACAGCTGGAGGTCGGCCATCTTGGGCTTCTCACCCAGGCAAAGGCGTGGATCGTGCCGAAGGTTTATCGCAAGATGGAGTACACGACGTTTATAGGTGACGTCAGGGAGAAGAATCCGCAACTGGCTCACGTGATCTCGGTGCGCTCTGACAAGGAAGGAGCCCCCTTCACGGCAAGTCTGGAGAAACTGATGGCGCAACCGATAAGCCCGGCCGACAGAGAGGCGCTTGCGGCCCGGAGGCCTGACCCGGGCGCGGTCGCTCACATCATTCCTTCCGGCGGCACAACCGGGCTTCCGAAGGGCATTCCCAGAACGCACAACGACTACCTCTGCAACGTGGAATATATGCACAAGGGATGGGAGATGAATACCGCGGATACGGCATTGATCGTCGTTCCTGTCGGTCACAATCTTGCGGTGCTCAACGTCGTTGGTTCGGTAATGTTCGGATTCAAGCTTGTTCTTCTTGACTCCACGCGGCCTGAAGATATCTGCGATGCTATTCAGACAGAAAAAGTGACGTACACGCCAATGGTGCCGAGCCTGACCAGAAGGATTCTCGAATCGGAGAAATTCGGCAGCTACGATTTGCACTCCCTGAAGAAAGTGTTGGGAGGCGGTGAACCGAGCACACCAGAGCTCGTGAGGGAGGTTTACAAAAAAATAGGTTGTACATACATAAACGAATTCGGCATGACGGAGGGGCTTGTCACCCGTACAGCGCTTGATGACGCCGTAGAAGTGATCTGCAACACCGTGGGAAGGCCGACCTGTCCTTACAACGACGTGAAGATTCTCGACGGCCACGGTAAGGAGTTGCCAAGAAACGTAGACGGCGAAATGGTCGTCAAAGGGCCAACGATCTTCGCCGGTTACGTCAAGAATCCGGAAGAAAACAAGAAGAGTTTCACTGCCGATGGTTATTTCAAGACGGGCGACATGGCACGGATCGACGATCAGGGAAACCTCAAGATCACGGGCCGCATAAAGGATCTCATCATCAGGGGAGGTGAGAACGTGAGCCCCGGGCAGGTAGAGGAACTGGTGGAGACGCATCCCTATGTCGCGGATGTCGCAGTTATCGGCATGCCCGATAAGGCCCTGGGCGAGAGAGTCTGCGCCTACGTGCGTTCCGTAACCGGTCAGACGCTGACCGAGAAGGAACTCCAGGCATTCATGGAGAGCAAGGGTGCCTCCAAGCTGCTTATTCCTGAGAAATTCGTTTTTGTTGACACGCTGCCCATGACTGAAGCGGGGAAGCACGACAAGAAAGCGTTGCGCGAGGACATAAAACGGAGAATAGCAGCCGGAGAGTAG
- a CDS encoding NADH:flavin oxidoreductase yields MMKYEKLFQPVTMRGVVFPNRLHRTSMVSGLTTENGDVTEDLITRYQREAKGGVGAIVVEAAVIIPSKSPYNLRISDDSFVPGLTKLVKAIREVNKETKIGVQIMQHLKLARSGWRQKVEDFKPEELPKIVEDHVAAAKRALTAGFDFIEVHMAHAYVLSSFLSRSNKRTDGYGSTLQNRMKLPIEVFQAVRKLVGENYPLGVRINGEDFVVQGNTSAQSGRIAAKFAELGADYISVSAGSRFEDALTPAEGYPPDPMSGYSGHRMSPWFWWPDGCHVYLSEAIRKSVRGAGFQTPVIIAGKIREPEHAEEILREEKADIIGLCRALLCDPDWPIKAKEGRDKEIVRCVACNWCLEADSRYEKVNCDRWPKPSIVAPEPFLPSTAGAGTFKKEYL; encoded by the coding sequence ATGATGAAGTACGAGAAGCTTTTTCAACCGGTGACGATGCGAGGAGTGGTTTTTCCCAACCGGCTGCACCGCACGTCGATGGTCTCCGGATTGACAACGGAAAATGGTGATGTCACAGAGGATTTGATCACGCGATATCAGAGAGAGGCAAAAGGCGGTGTCGGGGCCATTGTTGTCGAGGCTGCAGTTATCATCCCGTCCAAGAGTCCTTACAACCTGCGAATCAGCGATGATAGCTTTGTGCCGGGCCTGACAAAGCTCGTCAAGGCCATTCGGGAAGTGAACAAGGAAACGAAAATAGGCGTGCAGATCATGCAGCACCTCAAGCTGGCCAGGTCAGGCTGGAGGCAGAAAGTGGAGGATTTCAAGCCTGAAGAGCTGCCCAAAATAGTCGAAGACCACGTTGCGGCGGCGAAGCGCGCACTCACGGCGGGCTTTGATTTTATAGAGGTCCACATGGCCCATGCCTATGTGCTCTCCTCTTTTCTTTCACGCTCCAACAAGCGCACAGACGGGTATGGTTCGACTTTACAGAACAGAATGAAACTGCCCATTGAAGTATTTCAAGCCGTGCGGAAGCTCGTCGGCGAGAACTACCCATTAGGAGTCAGGATAAACGGAGAAGATTTTGTTGTACAGGGAAACACCTCGGCCCAGAGCGGACGCATTGCTGCAAAATTCGCTGAACTCGGCGCTGATTACATCAGCGTTTCGGCAGGAAGCCGCTTTGAAGATGCCCTTACCCCTGCGGAAGGATACCCGCCGGATCCTATGTCTGGTTACAGCGGTCATCGCATGAGCCCATGGTTCTGGTGGCCGGACGGGTGCCACGTCTATCTGTCGGAGGCGATCAGGAAGAGTGTGCGTGGGGCAGGATTTCAGACGCCGGTCATCATAGCCGGCAAGATACGCGAGCCTGAGCACGCTGAAGAGATACTACGCGAGGAGAAGGCCGACATCATAGGACTTTGCAGGGCTCTTCTCTGCGACCCTGACTGGCCGATCAAGGCCAAAGAAGGAAGGGATAAAGAGATCGTACGCTGCGTAGCCTGCAACTGGTGCCTGGAGGCTGACTCGCGCTACGAAAAAGTGAACTGCGATCGGTGGCCGAAGCCGAGCATCGTTGCACCAGAGCCGTTCCTGCCGAGCACGGCAGGCGCCGGCACGTTCAAGAAAGAATACTTGTAA
- a CDS encoding amidohydrolase family protein, translating to MGQRTVDVHCHWYPMEYMEYLISRGKDKTPYCIHDSGTHYRMYFKGVPVAHIDRAGHYDLEARIRDLDAAGLDTQLLTVTIPGPESLERDAGIYWAKKCNDHLAEAARKYPGRFYHMASLPYQDPDAACEELERCKKMGAVGIQMFSNVNGEPVFLEKFHPIYEIANKYDMPFLVHPAVPLTASVMDMMRLPYQLWGYTLDTSMAVMSLIFQGVFAKYPKLTLVHGHLGGTVPYFVRRIQDAYKGYGKEWGIELKEPPDVTYKNRVYPDTTSFYKPAMKCCLEWVGPQQMIIGTDYAHRVGDPEGAIRAVKEVGAEYGLKSDEVDMILGKNAERIFHLPPMKK from the coding sequence ATGGGACAAAGAACGGTCGATGTACATTGTCATTGGTATCCGATGGAGTATATGGAGTATCTCATCTCAAGAGGCAAGGACAAAACGCCTTACTGCATCCATGACAGCGGCACGCATTACCGCATGTATTTTAAGGGCGTGCCCGTGGCGCATATTGACAGGGCCGGCCATTATGATTTGGAGGCCAGAATACGTGACCTTGATGCAGCCGGCCTCGATACGCAGCTTCTGACTGTTACTATCCCCGGGCCGGAATCTCTTGAAAGGGATGCGGGTATTTACTGGGCCAAGAAGTGTAATGACCATCTTGCTGAGGCCGCGAGGAAATATCCGGGACGGTTCTATCACATGGCATCCCTGCCGTACCAGGATCCGGACGCAGCATGTGAAGAATTGGAGCGCTGCAAGAAAATGGGTGCTGTGGGCATCCAGATGTTCTCGAACGTGAATGGGGAGCCTGTTTTTCTGGAAAAGTTTCATCCCATCTACGAGATTGCCAATAAGTATGACATGCCTTTTCTGGTTCACCCTGCCGTTCCTCTCACAGCATCCGTCATGGATATGATGCGGCTGCCCTACCAGCTCTGGGGCTATACGCTAGACACGAGCATGGCGGTTATGAGCCTGATCTTCCAGGGTGTGTTTGCGAAATACCCAAAGCTCACCCTTGTCCATGGGCATCTGGGCGGCACGGTCCCCTATTTCGTGCGCCGGATACAGGATGCATATAAAGGCTATGGCAAGGAGTGGGGCATCGAGCTTAAGGAGCCGCCGGACGTTACGTACAAGAACAGGGTCTATCCTGATACCACCTCCTTTTACAAGCCGGCGATGAAATGCTGCCTCGAGTGGGTCGGTCCGCAGCAAATGATCATCGGGACAGACTATGCGCACCGGGTCGGTGATCCGGAAGGCGCTATCAGGGCGGTCAAGGAAGTGGGAGCTGAATATGGTCTTAAGTCGGATGAAGTAGATATGATTCTGGGTAAGAACGCAGAGAGGATCTTCCATCTGCCGCCTATGAAGAAATAG
- a CDS encoding PEP-utilizing enzyme produces the protein MSDECSLDAHDRSISSLRTLRMPEDGDIFWFRDDLHQPYPICPLGMTTIQKHHAWGYHVGAEVTRLPPSKGGHVKIYKGRTMLGFEALTDPAEVAQRAVEFTKLLDYARPNWDTFYNGYIDEVKQGLIYMASVHDGFADTDLHQALRRSEAINRRNWEIHFILMYVADMLYFGFEAFCKERGLAEKEFAVMLKGLDTMATRTDTGVFELAKLADTLGIADTILSSDAKALLPVLEKEPKAVPWLSALHAFLDAYGHRITAGHLDIIFPTWIEEPSPVLDTVKTYIPKVRQGWDIKTERHAALKEADQAAQAFMATLTPSDQDAFTKQLAIGRKIYRFQEDHGFYIDGASTAGLHDVAMALGRRLTHYGLFSAPDDVFFLNYYELEETLALLAENRIPALYHFHRLIPPLVKERRKGWELTATLKEAPLTLGKIPEKAEDPILVKVFGMVDEVLKAGKVDELQMMDTFEGYPGSPGVAEGLARVVTSFEAFPTLQPGEILVCPYTATAWTPLFPKIKAVVTDTGGMLTHAAITAREYRIPAVVGTWRATRSIKDGDYIRVDGNRGVVEVMKKA, from the coding sequence ATGTCCGACGAATGTAGCCTTGACGCCCATGATCGCAGCATTTCAAGTTTGAGGACGTTGCGTATGCCTGAGGACGGGGATATCTTCTGGTTCCGGGATGATCTCCACCAGCCCTACCCCATCTGTCCTTTGGGCATGACCACCATCCAGAAGCACCATGCCTGGGGCTACCACGTGGGTGCCGAGGTCACCAGGCTCCCTCCCTCCAAGGGTGGCCACGTAAAGATCTACAAGGGAAGAACCATGCTCGGGTTCGAAGCCCTTACCGACCCGGCCGAAGTCGCGCAACGGGCAGTCGAGTTTACGAAGCTCCTCGACTACGCGAGGCCCAACTGGGATACCTTCTACAATGGCTATATCGATGAGGTGAAACAGGGCCTTATCTATATGGCATCAGTCCATGACGGGTTTGCCGATACCGACCTCCACCAGGCCCTTCGCAGGAGTGAAGCCATCAACCGGAGGAACTGGGAGATCCACTTCATCCTCATGTATGTGGCAGATATGCTCTACTTCGGGTTTGAAGCCTTCTGCAAAGAACGCGGCCTTGCCGAAAAAGAGTTCGCGGTCATGCTGAAAGGCCTTGACACCATGGCCACGAGGACCGATACCGGCGTCTTTGAACTGGCCAAGCTTGCCGACACCTTGGGCATTGCCGATACTATCCTCTCCTCGGACGCCAAGGCCCTCCTCCCGGTCCTCGAGAAGGAACCAAAGGCTGTGCCCTGGCTCAGCGCCCTGCATGCCTTCCTTGATGCCTACGGTCACCGGATCACCGCCGGCCACCTGGATATCATCTTCCCCACCTGGATCGAGGAGCCCTCCCCTGTGCTGGATACGGTGAAGACCTACATCCCCAAAGTCCGCCAGGGCTGGGACATCAAGACTGAACGCCATGCTGCCCTCAAAGAAGCAGACCAGGCAGCCCAAGCCTTTATGGCGACCCTCACCCCCTCGGATCAGGACGCATTCACCAAGCAGCTCGCCATCGGCAGGAAGATCTACCGGTTTCAGGAGGACCACGGGTTCTATATCGACGGTGCCTCCACCGCAGGCCTCCACGATGTGGCCATGGCACTAGGCAGAAGGCTCACGCACTATGGCCTTTTTTCTGCTCCTGATGATGTTTTCTTCTTGAACTACTACGAGCTGGAAGAGACCCTTGCCCTGCTTGCCGAGAACAGAATCCCTGCCCTCTACCACTTCCACCGGCTCATACCTCCTCTTGTCAAAGAGCGGAGAAAGGGATGGGAATTGACTGCTACCCTCAAGGAAGCGCCTCTTACCCTGGGTAAGATCCCCGAGAAAGCAGAAGACCCTATTCTTGTCAAGGTCTTCGGCATGGTGGACGAGGTGCTCAAGGCCGGCAAGGTGGACGAGCTTCAGATGATGGATACCTTTGAAGGTTACCCCGGCTCGCCGGGTGTCGCCGAAGGGCTCGCCCGGGTGGTCACGAGCTTCGAAGCCTTCCCCACCCTCCAACCCGGGGAGATCCTCGTTTGCCCCTATACCGCCACTGCCTGGACCCCCCTCTTTCCCAAGATCAAGGCGGTCGTGACTGATACCGGCGGCATGCTCACCCACGCGGCCATCACCGCACGGGAATACCGCATCCCTGCGGTGGTGGGTACCTGGCGGGCAACCCGGTCGATCAAGGATGGGGACTACATACGGGTTGATGGGAACAGAGGGGTTGTGGAAGTGATGAAAAAAGCCTAA
- a CDS encoding DUF362 domain-containing protein, translated as MSGLALKKGKLSSALRKRLDEYYAKCTGVGPSYMDAKWRHWAESPDVIVYQVKNRDSLEGWIVYNTTASAVLDIVADMEQQPTHVLSNLMDVLVRAQTLVSAEVLVSDQEKYGWLVEYGFRPTRTLRTDGFSSFRMDLSIRVLAEKLKGQKPVKAYRKKEKVAIQQVPPSQCYEEIKAGLQGLLDKLGGLRKFVAPGQRVVIKPNLVADHGLMNGIYKGGVVTDVRLVRALIELLLPVAGKVIIAEGSSINRSATMKMFNLYGYDKLIDLDPKKVSIVDLNTDDAVAKAVPGGKRMLSRRVPVTLEQADVIINIPVMKLHFAAVVSLAVKSLQGTMPPLEKYMSHFFGLWQNLINIHHLVKPSLHIIDGLIAQEDFGPVSGIAKPMNLLIAGANPVAVDAVTMRIMGLEPLTSPPVWLAYMQGLGPVEPEKIETVGPPIDGLVSPFKQPEINLASGRDFVIHAGTACPGCAGYLHFAVAKLRRPDPADPSRLLIDRPFERKVNIYLGPTTEDGMNPDETNVFLGICQQHHAQDGKHLPGCPPHAEVLLNGIFSLFPDVERPKYADKTEEAKLEEMLKEVLALL; from the coding sequence ATGTCAGGGCTGGCGCTCAAGAAGGGTAAATTATCATCCGCACTGCGGAAGAGATTAGATGAATATTACGCAAAGTGTACCGGTGTTGGCCCGTCATATATGGATGCGAAATGGCGACACTGGGCAGAGAGCCCAGACGTAATCGTATATCAGGTAAAGAACAGAGACAGCCTTGAGGGATGGATCGTGTACAACACGACCGCCAGCGCTGTGCTTGATATCGTCGCGGACATGGAGCAGCAGCCGACGCACGTGCTCTCAAACCTGATGGATGTGCTTGTGCGAGCTCAAACGCTTGTTTCCGCGGAAGTGCTCGTGTCTGACCAAGAGAAGTACGGGTGGCTCGTAGAGTATGGATTCCGTCCAACACGAACCCTCAGGACCGATGGATTCTCCTCTTTCAGAATGGATCTGAGCATACGCGTGCTCGCGGAAAAATTGAAAGGCCAGAAGCCGGTGAAGGCCTATCGAAAAAAGGAGAAGGTAGCTATCCAGCAGGTACCGCCTTCCCAGTGCTATGAAGAAATCAAAGCCGGACTGCAAGGTCTTCTGGACAAGCTTGGCGGCTTGAGGAAATTTGTCGCACCGGGGCAGCGGGTGGTCATCAAGCCCAACCTCGTGGCCGATCATGGGCTGATGAACGGTATCTACAAAGGTGGAGTTGTGACGGATGTACGGCTTGTCCGCGCGCTTATCGAACTTCTTCTTCCTGTTGCCGGCAAAGTGATCATTGCCGAAGGCTCTTCCATTAACCGCAGCGCGACTATGAAGATGTTTAACCTGTACGGATACGACAAATTAATAGACCTGGACCCGAAAAAGGTGAGTATCGTCGATCTGAACACTGATGACGCTGTCGCAAAAGCAGTGCCGGGCGGCAAGCGGATGCTCTCGAGAAGGGTGCCCGTCACCCTTGAGCAGGCGGATGTTATTATCAATATCCCGGTAATGAAGCTCCATTTCGCAGCGGTTGTCTCCCTCGCGGTCAAAAGCCTTCAGGGAACCATGCCTCCCCTTGAAAAATATATGAGCCATTTCTTTGGCCTGTGGCAGAACCTGATCAACATCCATCACCTGGTGAAACCAAGCCTGCACATCATAGACGGGCTTATTGCGCAGGAGGATTTCGGGCCGGTCTCAGGCATAGCCAAGCCGATGAACCTGTTGATCGCAGGGGCAAACCCCGTGGCTGTGGACGCCGTTACGATGCGCATTATGGGACTGGAGCCCTTAACTTCGCCACCGGTCTGGTTGGCCTACATGCAGGGCTTGGGGCCTGTGGAGCCGGAAAAGATAGAAACGGTGGGACCCCCGATCGATGGCCTGGTGAGCCCGTTCAAACAGCCGGAAATAAATCTTGCCAGCGGTCGGGATTTTGTTATCCATGCAGGCACGGCCTGTCCCGGTTGCGCGGGATACTTGCACTTTGCCGTTGCGAAACTGAGACGGCCTGACCCTGCTGACCCTTCGAGGCTGCTCATCGATCGTCCGTTCGAGCGCAAGGTGAATATCTACCTGGGTCCGACCACAGAGGATGGGATGAACCCGGATGAAACAAATGTCTTCCTCGGCATTTGCCAGCAGCACCATGCGCAGGACGGCAAGCATTTACCCGGGTGTCCGCCGCACGCGGAAGTGCTGCTCAATGGTATATTCAGCCTTTTTCCCGATGTAGAGCGGCCCAAGTATGCGGACAAGACCGAGGAGGCGAAGCTGGAGGAGATGCTAAAGGAAGTGCTCGCCTTACTCTAG
- a CDS encoding 4-oxalocrotonate tautomerase family protein, with amino-acid sequence MPYVNIKVTKDGVTAEQKAALIQGVTKLLFDVLGKDPQMTSVVIDEVDTDNWGVAGESLTVRRKRQKAQKEGEECAPQEPSECFPADLCIT; translated from the coding sequence ATGCCGTATGTCAACATCAAAGTAACAAAAGACGGCGTTACGGCCGAGCAGAAGGCGGCCTTGATCCAGGGAGTGACAAAATTACTCTTTGATGTCCTGGGAAAAGATCCTCAGATGACCTCAGTGGTCATTGACGAGGTGGATACCGATAATTGGGGCGTGGCGGGCGAATCTCTCACCGTGAGAAGAAAAAGGCAAAAAGCTCAGAAAGAAGGAGAGGAATGCGCGCCCCAGGAACCATCCGAGTGCTTCCCGGCCGACCTCTGCATAACCTGA
- a CDS encoding molybdopterin-dependent oxidoreductase: MATKVVKSDCIMCINSCGINAYVEDGKLVKVEGMKEHPISLGELCPRGAALPQWVYSKDRLTYPMRKKTDGGWERISWDTALDTIAQKFQEIKDKYGAKALAVYTGSLGTENIELAAYAQRFRGVYGTPNLLSVEGNCFRSRIMARQMTFGGYPIEEPWNAKIIIVFGQNMDNSRITVGRKIYKAIEAGTLKHVVIVDPKKIPMAEKGIHLQIRPGTDTALCLGMLNVIIGEDLYDKEFVAKNCIGFDKLAEHVKQYTPEKMSEITWVPAEDIRRVARLFATLKPASVVPGTCSIDQHVNGFQGNRVHAIMQAVTGNMDIPGGWVNIPFIRLGDMRVTEISDPIGTDEHPLFRRFWGRTSPYGQQMLFADAVLKGKPYAIKGLICTGGNPAVTLPDSERIKEAIKALDFVVVSELFMTETAALADIVLPACSFLEKSGVGYVYGVTNCIPYAMVRKQVIKPIGECWPDWKIWTEIGRRMGYGQFFPWNTEEEIIDFFLKPSGLNREQLTNDHPEGAFYTQLKYEQPKRYNTPSGKIELYSQTLAENGYDPMPRPVEPSKSPVSTPQIYAKYPVILTTGARIPEYTHTQMRGVPYVQQTAPEPLAEIHPDTAAKYGVADGDMMTVETTKGKITIKAKTTEALARGVLSIPHGWSKANANILTELEPRDPVTGYTEMKALLCRISKAA; encoded by the coding sequence ATGGCAACAAAAGTAGTGAAATCGGATTGCATCATGTGCATCAACAGCTGCGGCATAAACGCGTATGTTGAGGACGGAAAGCTTGTAAAAGTCGAGGGCATGAAAGAACACCCTATCAGTCTGGGGGAGTTGTGCCCCAGGGGAGCAGCCCTGCCTCAATGGGTCTACTCAAAAGACAGGCTCACGTATCCCATGCGCAAGAAGACCGATGGCGGATGGGAGCGCATATCCTGGGACACCGCGCTTGACACCATCGCGCAGAAATTTCAGGAGATAAAGGACAAGTACGGCGCGAAGGCACTCGCCGTCTATACCGGTTCGCTGGGAACGGAGAATATAGAGCTGGCAGCGTACGCACAGAGATTCCGCGGCGTCTATGGTACCCCTAATCTCCTGTCCGTGGAAGGCAACTGTTTCCGCTCCCGAATCATGGCGCGCCAGATGACGTTTGGAGGCTATCCTATTGAGGAGCCCTGGAACGCAAAGATCATCATCGTCTTCGGTCAGAACATGGATAACTCAAGGATAACCGTCGGGCGCAAGATATATAAGGCCATCGAGGCCGGCACACTCAAGCACGTTGTCATCGTTGACCCCAAGAAGATCCCGATGGCGGAAAAAGGCATTCACCTCCAGATCAGGCCGGGCACGGATACGGCGCTCTGCCTGGGCATGCTGAACGTCATTATAGGAGAAGATCTCTACGACAAGGAGTTTGTGGCGAAGAACTGCATCGGTTTTGACAAGTTGGCCGAGCACGTCAAACAGTACACGCCTGAAAAGATGTCGGAGATCACGTGGGTGCCCGCAGAGGACATAAGGAGAGTCGCCCGCCTGTTCGCTACGCTCAAGCCGGCTTCGGTCGTTCCCGGGACCTGCTCTATCGACCAGCACGTGAACGGCTTCCAGGGGAATCGTGTGCACGCTATCATGCAGGCGGTCACCGGCAACATGGACATTCCAGGTGGGTGGGTGAACATACCCTTCATTCGTCTCGGCGACATGCGCGTCACCGAGATCAGCGATCCGATAGGCACTGATGAACATCCTCTCTTCCGGAGGTTCTGGGGCAGGACATCCCCTTACGGCCAGCAGATGCTCTTTGCCGACGCGGTGCTGAAAGGCAAACCTTACGCGATCAAGGGCCTGATCTGCACGGGCGGCAACCCTGCCGTTACTCTGCCCGATTCGGAACGCATCAAAGAGGCTATCAAGGCTCTCGACTTCGTTGTTGTTTCAGAGTTGTTCATGACGGAAACTGCAGCGCTTGCAGATATCGTGCTGCCTGCGTGTTCATTCCTGGAGAAGAGCGGCGTAGGCTACGTTTATGGCGTGACAAACTGCATCCCGTACGCCATGGTCCGCAAACAGGTCATTAAGCCGATCGGCGAGTGCTGGCCCGACTGGAAGATATGGACGGAAATAGGCAGGAGAATGGGGTACGGGCAGTTCTTCCCATGGAATACGGAAGAGGAGATCATAGATTTCTTCCTGAAGCCAAGCGGCTTAAACAGGGAGCAGTTGACCAATGACCACCCGGAAGGAGCTTTCTATACACAATTGAAGTACGAGCAGCCGAAGCGCTACAACACGCCCTCGGGCAAGATCGAACTCTATTCCCAGACCCTGGCCGAGAACGGGTATGATCCCATGCCCCGGCCGGTCGAGCCGAGCAAAAGCCCGGTAAGCACGCCTCAGATTTATGCCAAATATCCCGTGATACTGACCACAGGCGCAAGAATTCCCGAATATACGCACACGCAGATGAGGGGCGTGCCGTACGTGCAGCAGACTGCGCCGGAGCCTCTCGCTGAGATCCATCCGGACACCGCCGCAAAGTATGGCGTTGCCGATGGCGACATGATGACCGTAGAGACCACGAAAGGCAAGATCACCATAAAGGCAAAGACTACCGAAGCTCTGGCACGCGGTGTACTGAGCATTCCTCACGGCTGGTCGAAAGCAAATGCGAACATTCTGACCGAGCTTGAGCCGCGCGATCCCGTCACCGGCTACACAGAGATGAAGGCATTGTTATGCCGTATTTCCAAAGCAGCATAG
- a CDS encoding TetR/AcrR family transcriptional regulator has translation MDKKAAKKQQILQAAVEAFGRSNFEDASISEIARRAGVAEGTIYQYFKNKQDLFFSIPREKTKVFTSKLDGYLEGISDTRDKIRKFVWYYLYFFTTNPAYARSLMLEMRISRAFAKSSSYKGIKKFTNQALEILREGQERGIIRKDVDIYLARHLLLGILEHVVTRWLLKGEKDDIIQHYGQVSDIILNGIGVRSSDEAGRSAR, from the coding sequence ATGGATAAAAAAGCCGCAAAAAAACAACAGATCCTCCAGGCGGCGGTAGAAGCATTCGGCAGGAGCAACTTTGAGGATGCCAGCATCTCTGAAATAGCCCGCCGGGCAGGCGTGGCAGAAGGAACGATCTACCAGTACTTCAAGAATAAGCAAGACCTCTTTTTTTCGATTCCCCGGGAAAAGACGAAAGTCTTTACAAGCAAGCTCGATGGGTATCTTGAAGGAATATCTGACACACGGGACAAAATACGGAAATTTGTCTGGTACTATCTCTATTTCTTCACCACTAATCCTGCGTACGCGAGAAGCCTCATGCTCGAAATGAGGATAAGCAGGGCATTCGCCAAGTCATCGAGTTATAAGGGTATCAAGAAGTTCACCAATCAGGCTCTGGAGATTCTGAGAGAGGGCCAGGAACGCGGCATCATCCGGAAGGATGTGGACATATACCTCGCCCGCCACCTGCTCCTGGGCATACTGGAGCACGTGGTGACGAGATGGCTATTGAAAGGAGAGAAAGACGATATTATCCAGCACTATGGGCAGGTGAGCGATATCATTCTTAATGGGATAGGCGTTCGGTCATCTGATGAGGCGGGAAGGTCGGCACGATAG